In a single window of the Gossypium hirsutum isolate 1008001.06 chromosome A13, Gossypium_hirsutum_v2.1, whole genome shotgun sequence genome:
- the LOC107894489 gene encoding protein IQ-DOMAIN 31-like: protein MGRARKWLISFLLGRKDDKGKWKNISKSFEDQGSLMAIPSAIPPASPFRCLWSFRKPVAASEVRALKGSRSFGSMIATSLAKPAVLDMENQHDKTRVSSVAISKAIEDVAATRIQAAFRSYLARKALHALKGLVKLQALVRGQLVRKQATSTLGSMHALMAIQVRARIHRIQMAAEPRLNPKSLLLRYGRFPLEKEFKRAQKDEQHGTFKSSKVETLEQRDPKNYFEELSKQNYKEFSFTTYNSPRHCPPLKSKPTPARSSFSSNEYHYMANTQFQGPKSGHKVNPNNDLHPTSKLKAKEGLQLKK from the exons ATGGGAAGAGCAAGGAAATGGCTGATAAGCTTCTTGTTAGGAAGGAAAGATGATAAAGGTAAATGGAAGAACATTTCCAAATCTTTTGAAGATCAAGGAAGTTTGATGGCAATCCCATCTGCAATTCCACCTGCAAGTCCTTTTAGGTGCTTATGGAGTTTTCGGAAGCCGGTGGCCGCGTCTGAAGTTCGAGCTCTTAAAGGTTCGAGGTCTTTCGGTTCAATGATTGCTACTTCACTTGCAAAACCAGCTGTATTGGACATGGAGAATCAACATGACAAGACCAGAGTCTCTTCAGTGGCAATATCTAAAGCAATAGAAGATGTCGCTGCAACGCGGATTCAAGCTGCCTTTCGATCGTATTTG GCAAGGAAAGCATTGCATGCTTTGAAGGGATTAGTTAAGTTGCAAGCACTAGTTAGAGGTCAGCTGGTGAGAAAACAAGCAACTTCAACTCTCGGAAGTATGCATGCTCTAATGGCGATACAAGTTCGAGCTCGTATTCATAGAATCCAGATGGCTGCAGAGCCACGTCTCAATCCAAAAAGTCTACTGTTGAGATATGGAAGGTTTCCCCTGGAGAAAGAATTCAAAAGAGCACAGAAA GATGAACAACATGGAACTTTCAAGAGCTCGAAAGTTGAGACGTTGGAGCAAAGAGACCCCAAAAATTATTTTGAAGAGCTTTCAAAACAAAATTACAAAGAGTTTAGCTTCACAACATACAATAGTCCAAGACATTGTCCTCCATTAAAATCGAAGCCCACTCCAGCAAGATCCTCTTTTAGTTCTAATGAATATCATTACATGGCTAACACACAGTTTCAAGGGCCAAAGTCCGGTCACAAAGTGAACCCAAACAACGACCTGCATCCAACTTCAAAGCTAAAGGCAAAAGAAGGGCTCCAGCTGAAGAAATGA